From the genome of Anabrus simplex isolate iqAnaSimp1 chromosome X, ASM4041472v1, whole genome shotgun sequence, one region includes:
- the LOC137503313 gene encoding zinc finger protein ZFP2-like, translating to MRTHTGEKPFSCNACGKSFIKRGKLTEHLRTHTGEKPYSCNVCGKSFIHKRNLTVHLRTHTGERPYSCNDCGTLFTRKGSLTDHMRTHTGEKPFSCNACGKVTEHMRTHTGEKPKSCNVCDKLFAKKGNLAVHMLFHTGKKPYSCNVCGKSFIRRGKVTEHMRTHTDEKPYSCNVCGKSCTWKSNLTVHMRSHTGEKPYSCHVCGKSFIQRGKLIEHMRTHTGEKPYRCNVCGNGKSFTTKGSLIDHMRSHTGEKP from the exons atgcggacccatacaggcgagaagccattcagttgcaatgcctgtggcaaatcattcataaagagaggtaaactaactgaacatttgcggacccatacaggcgagaagccatacagctgcaatgtctgtggcaaatcattcatacataaACGCAATCTAACCGTACatctgcggacccatacaggtgagaggccttacagctgcaatgaCTGTGGCACATTATTCACAAGGAAAGGTagtctaaccgatcatatgcggacccatacaggcgagaagccattcagttgcaatgcctgtg gtaaagtgaccgaacatatgcggacccatacaggcgagaagccaaagaGTTGCaatgtgtgtgataaattattCGCAAAGAAAGGCAATCTGGCCGTTCATATGCTGttccatacaggcaagaagccatacagctgcaatgtctgtggcaaatcattcataaggagaggtaaagtaaccgaacatatgcggacccatacagacgagaaaccttacagctgcaatgtctgtggcaaatcatgcACATGGAAAAGtaatctgaccgttcatatgcgttcccatacaggcgagaagccatacagttgccatgtctgtggcaaatcattcatacagagaggtaaactaatcgaacatatgcggacccatacaggcgagaagccttacaggtgcaatgtctgtggcaacggcaaatcattcacaaccaaaggcagtctgatcgatcatatgcggagccatacaggcgagaagccatag